CATGCCCACGACCAGACCCACCAGGCGGAGCCCGAGGGAGATGGCGGTGGCGGTGCTGAGTCCGCGGGCCGAGCGGGACGGCCCCGCCTGCGCCGTCGCGGCGGGCGCGGCGACCGCGCCCGCGTCCGCGTCGGCCGTTTCGGTCGTGGTCTCCCCAGGCGAGGTCACCGCAGGCACTCCCCGAAGATCTGTTCGTACGCGTCGAGCCAGGCCTGCCGGCCGTGCCGCCTCGCGACGTGGTCGACGCCGGCGCCCCGATTCTCCAGGATCGCCGACACCGTCGCGGCGGTGAGGTCGGACGGCTCCTCGATCACCAGGCCACCACAGTCGGGGATCAACTCGGTCCCGGGGTCGCCCCGGAACGCCACGACCGGCAGCCCGCAGGCCGCGGCCTCCAGCACGCACGTCGGCGTCCCGTCGGTCTCCGCCCCGCAGTAGAGATAGAAGTCGCTGGCCGCGAGCAGCTCCGGCACGTCCTCCCGGTGCCCGGTGAAGTGCACGTTGGGGTTTCCCGCGGCCAGCCGCTCCAGGCGCTCGCGGTCGGGCCCGTCACCGACGACGACCAGGGCGCTTCCGCTGGCCAGCGCCGCCGCGACAGCCCGGTCGTGCCGCTTGGCGGGGTGCAGCCGGGCCGCGAGGACGGCGACCCGACGGTCCTGGAAGCGGGTGGGAAGCAGTCGCTCCCGCAGCGCTGCCCGGACCGATGCCAGCGGGGCGGCGAACCGCGCGGTGTCGATGGCGTTGGGAACCACGACGAGCCGGTCCCGGCCGACCACCGGCGCGAGGTCGTCGGCCACCGTCCCGCTGACACAGACCACCCGCGTGACGTGCTCGGCCGCGCGCGCATAGCCGGCGAGCAGCAGCCGGCCGACCGGGCCGCCCATCCATCGGCCGTGCTCGGTCCAGACCACGGGAGCGCGACCGGACAGTGGCGCTGTCAGGGCGATCTGTTCCCGCTTGAACTGCAGGTAGTAGATCGAAGAATCGGCGATATCCTGCGTACGGCGCCGTTCGAGCGGCACCCGCAGCAACCCGGTGGCCATCGTCCGCCGTGACCACTTGGGCCCGAGCCCGATCTCCGCCCGGTCGAGCCCCTGCTCGTCCCATCCGGGGCAGCGGCCGTAGAGGACCACGTCGTGCCCGCGGTCCCGCATCCCCCGGCCCAGCGCGACGGTGTGCGCCTCGGCGCCGCCGGCGGTGTCGGAGACCGAGACCACCGTGACGGTCATCGTGGACAAGACGGTCCTCTCCTCACCGGGTCAGCGTCCGGCCGGCGCCGCGGCCCCGCTGCGTCTCGATGTACTCGTGCAGGTACCGGCGCGCGGCGTCCGCCGTGTCCACGGGCTTCGCGCCGGTCTCGTACGCGGCGACGACGGCGTCCCGGATCGCCTCGACGCTGGTGTCCCGGGCAACGGCGGTCGCCGCCTCACCCAGCCCACCGCACGGGGCCACCGCGGTGGGCACACCGAGCCGGGCTGCCACCGCGACGACGCCGGACTGGCTGGCGATCCGGTACGGCGCGACAACGACGTCGGCGGCCGCGACGAGGGCGGTGAACCCGGCCACGTCGAGGTAGCGGTAGGCGGTGGAGACGGCCGCTCCGGTCTGCGCAACCAGCGCGTCCACCTGCCCGCCGGGGCCGAGGTCCTCGCCGACCACCGCGCCCCGCCAGCCCGGCAGCTCCGCTAGGGCACGGACGAACAGTTCCGGGTTCTTGTCCGCGCGGACCTGACCGGGCAGGAGCGCGAGGGGCCGGCCGTCCGGCGTCAGCTCGGTGTGCCAGCGGGCCACGAGCGCCGGGTCGGGCGGCGGTGTCCACTGCACCAGCGGGACCTGGGCGACGTTCGCCACCCCGCGCTCGGCGAGGGACAGCCGGTCCGCTTCCGAGTAGACCAGGACCCGGTCGGCGTCCCGGAGCGCGCTGCGCAGAGCCCGCCCGCCCCCGGGCGCGTTCGACCGGACGAAGGTGTTGTGGGGACTGGCGATGACGGTGGCGGCACGTTGCCGGGCGACCGCGATGAGCTCCGGGGTCAGCGCGAACATGCCCTGAACGTGCACGACGTCCTGCGGGCCGATCACCCGGCGCAGGTGCGGCAGAGTACGCAGGACGTAGCGGGCCGACGTCCGGGCCTGGCGGACCAACCGGTTGGCGGAGGCGCGGTGCCAGGTGACGCAGCGGCAGAGCCTCACCGCGTCGGGCGCCGCGTCGCAGTCGTCGGCGGTGTGGACGACCGCGTCGACACCGAGCCCGGTCAGACCGGCGGCGACCTCGACGGTGTGGTTGAAGACGCCGCCCCGGCCGCCCGACTCGACGAGGTGGACCCGTCGGATCACGACGTCGCCGTTCGTTCGGCGAGGGCCGCGATGCCGCCGACCAGGTCACGCACGGCCTCCGGCCAGCCGAGGTCGGCGCACCGCCGCCACCCGGCCTGCTCCCGGGCGTGCCGGGCGGCCGGGTCCCGCAACCCATCGACGACGGCCTTCGCGAACGTGTCGAGGTCGTCGGCCACCTGATAGGCGTCGGCACCGCGGAGGGCGGCGGGGAGGCCGTTCGCCGCGAACGTGCTCATGACGACGGAGCGTCCCCGCGACATCGACTCGGTGAGCTTGAGCTGGGAACCCCCGCCGGTGGTGGCGGGGGCGACGGTCAGCGCGGCGCCGGCGTACGCGTCCGCGACGTCGGCGAGTGTGCCAAGAACGCGTAGGCCGGGGACGCCGTCGAACTCCGGGCCGAGCGCCTCGCTGCGCCGGCCGGCCACCACCAACCGGGCGGAGGGCCAGGCGGCCCGGACCAGGGGCCAGATGTCGCGGACCAGCGTGCGCAGCGCCACCACGTTCGGCTCGTAGTCGTAGGAGGCCAACGCGAGGACGTACCCGTTCTCCGGGGACGGGTGGTAGGGCCAGACGTCGACGCCATTGGGGGCGACGACGACGTCCCGGGTCCAGCCGCTCAGAACGTCCGCGTCCGGCGTGGAGAGCGCGACGCAGAGCGCGGCGCGGGCGGCCAGCCGGGGTTCCCAGTAGGCGGCCTTGGTCGCCTCGGCCCGCCGCGCCATCCGCTGCCAGCCCTGCGCGGAGCTGACGAGGGTCTGGAGGCGCCGGCTCTCGATGTTGGCGAACTCGACGACCTGCGGTGCCCGGCTGGTCTCGGGGGGCGCCCACGCCGCCAGGTAGGAGTGGGACCAGTAGACCGCGTCGGGTCGGAACTCGGCGCACACCGCGTCGAGGGCGTCGGCGACCGGCAGCAGGTAGTGCCCGCCGAGGTGAGGCCGGCCCGACGCCCGGGTGCGGACGGCGGAGGGCGCGGCCCAGGCCAGGGGACGGGTCGCGACGGGCGCGTCCGGCTCCCGTGTGCCGTGGTCGGGGAAGGTGACCAGCACCTCGGCGTGGCTGCTCAACGCCTCGGCGACGCGGGCGGTGCGGATGCGACCCCCGTGCTGCGCAGGCCACGGGGGTTCGACGCTGACGACCAGGACGCGCTTCATGACCGGGGCCGATTCAGCTCGACC
This genomic stretch from Micromonospora krabiensis harbors:
- a CDS encoding glycosyltransferase translates to MIRRVHLVESGGRGGVFNHTVEVAAGLTGLGVDAVVHTADDCDAAPDAVRLCRCVTWHRASANRLVRQARTSARYVLRTLPHLRRVIGPQDVVHVQGMFALTPELIAVARQRAATVIASPHNTFVRSNAPGGGRALRSALRDADRVLVYSEADRLSLAERGVANVAQVPLVQWTPPPDPALVARWHTELTPDGRPLALLPGQVRADKNPELFVRALAELPGWRGAVVGEDLGPGGQVDALVAQTGAAVSTAYRYLDVAGFTALVAAADVVVAPYRIASQSGVVAVAARLGVPTAVAPCGGLGEAATAVARDTSVEAIRDAVVAAYETGAKPVDTADAARRYLHEYIETQRGRGAGRTLTR
- a CDS encoding glycosyltransferase family 4 protein, with product MTVTVVSVSDTAGGAEAHTVALGRGMRDRGHDVVLYGRCPGWDEQGLDRAEIGLGPKWSRRTMATGLLRVPLERRRTQDIADSSIYYLQFKREQIALTAPLSGRAPVVWTEHGRWMGGPVGRLLLAGYARAAEHVTRVVCVSGTVADDLAPVVGRDRLVVVPNAIDTARFAAPLASVRAALRERLLPTRFQDRRVAVLAARLHPAKRHDRAVAAALASGSALVVVGDGPDRERLERLAAGNPNVHFTGHREDVPELLAASDFYLYCGAETDGTPTCVLEAAACGLPVVAFRGDPGTELIPDCGGLVIEEPSDLTAATVSAILENRGAGVDHVARRHGRQAWLDAYEQIFGECLR
- a CDS encoding glycosyltransferase: MKRVLVVSVEPPWPAQHGGRIRTARVAEALSSHAEVLVTFPDHGTREPDAPVATRPLAWAAPSAVRTRASGRPHLGGHYLLPVADALDAVCAEFRPDAVYWSHSYLAAWAPPETSRAPQVVEFANIESRRLQTLVSSAQGWQRMARRAEATKAAYWEPRLAARAALCVALSTPDADVLSGWTRDVVVAPNGVDVWPYHPSPENGYVLALASYDYEPNVVALRTLVRDIWPLVRAAWPSARLVVAGRRSEALGPEFDGVPGLRVLGTLADVADAYAGAALTVAPATTGGGSQLKLTESMSRGRSVVMSTFAANGLPAALRGADAYQVADDLDTFAKAVVDGLRDPAARHAREQAGWRRCADLGWPEAVRDLVGGIAALAERTATS